From Heptranchias perlo isolate sHepPer1 unplaced genomic scaffold, sHepPer1.hap1 HAP1_SCAFFOLD_47, whole genome shotgun sequence, one genomic window encodes:
- the LOC137313361 gene encoding NACHT, LRR and PYD domains-containing protein 3-like produces the protein MAEGSNRGEDPTSSTRMRMDTDPNAAITEFLTKCDDYQLFQLTKFYRDRLEQAIEEVVDGVSSLLTYERHFSGLEHRKVVDLVEKGNRADSSKLVLNLVMEKGSRARRVMWESFVKMHHAVPKLDKILKEMQELGPDPFDYMNIGRGLPEIPSHLKDVQQKHKETLRVQTETLRVNTILIKEKVKIFQLVTLYTELTVISTVRDRTLVEHELLARGRDHEEWRKKHLRRELEKIRTDQLFQSSFTQRKYKSGSSAAVSGVAGIGKTTMVQKIVYDWATGKIYPHFQFVFSFKFRDLNAINCRINLRNLTLDLYPYFGNILGELWKNPEGLLFIFDGLDEFKDSIDFTDNQRNTEPQYMCTDPEDWCEVSDIVYSLIQHKLLPGCSVLVTSRPTALHLLEKAEISVWAEILGFVGEERKEYFNKFFEDQVVAAAVFKHMEENEILYTMCYNPSYCWILGLSLGPIFTQRDRKQQRVPKTITQLYSYYIYNILKNHGREIESPRDVLLKIGEMAFTGVSEKKIVFRNGDLIKYNLQPSQFLSGFMMELLERDDSAQSVVYTFPHLTIQEFVAALAQFLTPDPGDIRKLLSEAHSKEDGRFEIFLRFVVGLSSSQSARPLEEFLGPFLHQIICGVIDWVKEKVEGEIGNTSNETGKRNLLNTFHYLFESQNQTLARVTVGSVETLTFSGLRLTPIDCAVLSHVIGLCDAIKVLDLENCYIQCEGLQRLEPALHKCQVLRLGNNKLGDSGVKLLSAALRNPDCKIQELRLWSNGLTASSTEDLVSVLSTNRSLTDLNLGNNKLEDSGVKLLSAALRNPNCKIQKLQLWDIGLTDSGTKDLASALSTNRSLTDLNLSDNKLGDSGVKLLSAALRNPNCKIQKLCLDGVGLTDSCTEDFVSALSTIWSLTGLTLGLNSFTDRSVPALRSLILTRRSLERIRLWGNQFSSNGKRHLESLRESRPGLSVGV, from the exons atggctgaaggttcaaacaggggagaagatccaacatcttcaacaagaatgagaatggacacag ATCCGAACgctgcaatcactgagttcctgacaaagtgcgacgattaccaactgttccagttgacgaaattctaccgggacagactggaacaggcgattgaagaagtggtcgacggagtcagctcgttgttaacatacgagaggcattttAGTGGACTGGAGCATCGG aaagtcgttgatctcgtggagaagggaaacagggcggacagttccaaacttgtcctaaatctggtgatggagaaaggctctcgggcccgaagggtgatgtgggaatcctttgtgaaaatgcaccatgcggtaccaaagttggacaaaatactgaaagagatgcaggaacttg gtcctgatccatttgattatatgaacatcggacgaggtttacctgaaatacccagtcacctgaaag atgttcaacagaaacacaaggaaacactccgggtccaaactgaaacactgagagtgaacacgatcctaataaaggagaaggttaagattttccagctggtcactctatacactgagctaacggtcatttctactgttcgagatcggacacttgtagaacatgaactgctggcaagaggccgagaccatgaagagtggagaaagaaacatctccggagagaactggaaaaaatccgaactgatcaattgttccagagcagttttacCCAGAGAAAATacaaatctgggagttcagcagcagtgagcggagtcgcggggattggaaaaacaacaatggtacaaaagattgtttatgactgggccactgggaaaatatacccacactttcaatttgttttcagttttaaattccgggatttgaacgcgattaactgtagaataaacctgaggaatctgacactggatctgtatccttactttgggaatattctgggagagctctggaagaacccagagggattactgtttatattcgatggtttagatgaattcaaggacagtatcgattttaCTGACAATCagagaaatacagaacctcagtacatgtgcacagaccctgaagactggtgtgaagtttctgacattgtgtacagtttaatacaacacaagctgctcccaggatgttcagtgttGGTGACCAGCCgacccactgcattacatttgttggaaaaggctgagatcagtgtctgggctgaaatcctgggatttgttggtgaagaacggaaggaatatttcaacaagttttttgaagatcaggtgGTGGCAGCAGCTGTATTCAAACAtatggaggagaacgagatcctgtacaccatgtgttacaacccttcctactgctggatcctcggtctgtctcTGGGTCcaatcttcacacaaagagacaggaaacagcagcgagttcccaagaccatcacccaactatattcctattatatttacaacattctgaaaaaccatggccgagagattgaatccccccgtgatgtattactgaagatcggtgagatggccttcacaggagtctccgagaagaagattgtgtttagaaatggagatttgatcaagtacaatctgcaaccttcccagttcctgtctgggttcatgatggaacttttggagagagatgattctgcccagagtgtggtttacacattcccgcacctcaccatccaagagtttgtcgccgcactcgcacaattcctgactccagatccaggggacatccggaaactcctcagtgaagcccacagcaaggaagatgggcgatttgagatattcctccgttttgttgttggtctctcctcctcacagtcagctcggcccctggaggagtttctgggtccatttcttcatcaaataatctgcggagtgattgactgggtgaaggagaaggttgaaggagagattggaaaCACATCGAATGAAACTGGTAAAAggaacctcctgaacacattccactacctgtttgagtctcagaatcaaacactggctcgggtcacagtgggatctgtggaaacacttacatttagtggattgcgactgaccccgattgactgtgcagtgctgtctcatgtcattggactctgtgatgCAATAAAAGTCCTCGATCTGGAGAACTGCTACATTCAGTGTGAAGGTCTCCAGCGGCTGGAACCTgcactgcacaaatgccaggtgttgag actggggaacaataaactgggagattcaggagtgaaactgctgtctgcggctctgaggaacccggactgtaaaatacaggaactgcg gttatggagTAACGGTCTCACAGCTTCTTctaccgaggatctcgtctccgttCTCagcacaaaccggtcactgacggatctgaacctgggtaataataaactggaagattcaggagtgaaactactgtctgctgcTCTCAGGAACCcgaactgtaaaatacagaaactgca gttatgggatatcggtctcacagattctggtACCAAGGATCtcgcctccgctctcagtacaaaccggtcactgacggatctgaacctgagtgacaataaactgggagattcaggagtgaaactactgtctgcggctctgaggaacccgaactgtaaaatacagaaactatg